The proteins below are encoded in one region of Pseudophryne corroboree isolate aPseCor3 chromosome 8, aPseCor3.hap2, whole genome shotgun sequence:
- the LOC134948307 gene encoding RING finger protein 44-like yields MSRRELRRLLEDQRRWRSRHGDPDDASETVFEERLRSERRGERRARQDQRPQRENRERSRSPLPAPDAAERSNPDHLPGHLHLTFQQPAENGQDLPAMVVELTTQNLPAFLVEIRMQNLPPMMMVIGGQDFPPMEVEISGHNLPATVTEINEQNLPVMEVEISGFPSHHTTEDEATQACVICLMEFGHGERVTVLPCSHKYHTSCIYQWMDTNPSCPVCRRECIPRPVLWRIS; encoded by the coding sequence ATGATGCTTCGGAGACCGTGTTTGAGGAGAGGCTGCGGTCCGAGCGGAGAGGAGAAAGAAGAGCTCGTCAGGATCAGAGACCTCAGAGGGAGAACAGAGAGAGAAGCCGTTCTCCCCTTCCTGCACCCGACGCCGCAGAGAGATCAAACCCAGATCATCTCCCTGGTCATCTTCATCTCACCTTCCAGCAACCAGCAGAGAATGGGCAGGATCTCCCGGCCATGGTGGTGGAGCTCACTACGCAGAACCTCCCGGCTTTCCTGGTGGAGATCAGAATGCAGAATCtcccacccatgatgatggtgatcGGCGGACAGGATTTCCCGCCCATGGAGGTAGAGATCAGCGGGCACAATCTTCCAGCCACGGTGACCGAGATCAACGAGCAGAATCTCCCCGTCATGGAGGTAGAGATCAGCGGATTCCCATCTCACCATACCACAGAGGATGAAGCCACACAGGCGTGTGTGATCTGCTTGATGGAGTTTGGACATGGAGAACGGGTGACTGTCCTGCCCTGCAGCCACAAGTACCACACTAGCTGCATCTACCAGTGGATGGACACAAACCCCAGCTGTCCTGTGTGCCGGAGAGAGTGCATCCCGAGGCCGGTCCTGTGGCGGATCTCCTGA